Proteins encoded by one window of Schistocerca serialis cubense isolate TAMUIC-IGC-003099 unplaced genomic scaffold, iqSchSeri2.2 HiC_scaffold_1406, whole genome shotgun sequence:
- the LOC126442768 gene encoding uncharacterized protein LOC126442768, translating to MRSLTGVYDGGDETTVVVDVVGTSGSGSGAGDGAGRGLGLATVLATEAATLLDRESTVARVAATVVEHLTEAVAKELPDYGSLRPLLSERLLRYQPWSLSSDDDFSALCKERQPEASLMFSLADDLYAFYRVYFYTTAEYTDAFYEDDVKIVDEEWQLEDRSHDTLSVDTDCVQLLVNALDHPTCPLEDLPLEAVKQREQCREQLWDDVVQRSPHIPVTSYLAYTQRANVNLCLLAWMAVNSYGICQDVPFSMIQSVHDARCYFDSPDDQSCLQSNATDAICSVSRAILLLKCRDFSSIRTFHNCTFASLEFRFYPSRISVLDQKLTEETLNYKNSLTNATLRYKDFKIDSLKPLEISFILINIIFRFSTAGVYMYLPQLRNLPGRILLSFQITCITQILCSEVVYRMAGVPDLPTAVLIDSALTLLTCIWLNSFCYQMYACVRHLRLPDQLLPAEVSQLFRREVLCVFIPWSIVCVAAVALEKTSKYHLMHSRIVVLAGISVSVAFNLVCLGLLGYMYLCNRCSMRQLKIVDNKKFATKKQCLFMSVKAVILSGIGILIRIGFHQAQGIAQFVYYIHLATMVQGPVLFVCFVCNGTTLPILKNRILLWWNPTNIPAGVELCSAAERNLVRRNNEQSPFSESSL from the exons ATGAGGTCACTGACAGGAGTTTATGACGGCGGTGACGAAACTacagtggtggtggatgtggttgGAACTTCTGGCTCCGGCAGTGGTGCGGGCGATGGGGCGGGCCGCGGTTTGGGGCTGGCGACGGTGTTGGCGACAGAGGCAGCGACGCTGCTGGACAGGGAGTCGACGGTGGCGCGAGTGGCGGCGACGGTGGTGGAGCATTTGACGGAGGCAGTGGCGAAGGAGCTGCCAGACTACGGCTCTCT gcggccgctgttgagtgaacgcctgctgcgctatcagccgtggagCCTCTCCTCtgacgacgacttcagtgcgctgtgcaaggagcggcagccagaggcgtcgcTAATGTTCAGTCTGGCTGACGATCTGTACGCCTTCTATCGTGTCTACTTCTACACTACAGCTGAGTACACCGATGCATTCTACGAAGATGACGTcaagattgtag acgaggagtggcagctggaggacagaagccacgatacgctctccgtggacactgactgcgtgcagctgttggtgaacgccctggaccaccccacgtgtccgctggaagacctgccactggaagccgtgaagcagcgcgagcagtgccgcgagcagctgtgggacgacgtggtgcagaggtcgccccacatacccgtcaccagctacctggcctacacgcagagggcgaacgtcaacctctgtctgctggcctggatggcggtcaactcgtacggcatttgtcaggacgtcccgtttagtatgatacagtcggtgcacgatgctcgctgctatttcgatagtcccgacgatcaatcatgtctgcagtcgaacgctacagacgccatctgctctgtttccagagctattctgttgctaaagtgtcGCGACTTTTCCTCCATCAGGACTTTCCATAATTGTACGTTCGCTAGTCTCGAATTTCGATTTTACCCTAGTAGGATCAGTGTACTGGATCAAaagctaacagaagaaacactgaactacaaaaacagtttaaccaacgccaccttgagatacaaggatttcaaaattgacagcttgaagcctttagaaatctcatttatactgataaatatcattttccgtttttcgactgccggagtatacatgtaccttccccagttacgtAACTTGCCTGGAAGGAtactcttgtcctttcagatcacgtgcataacccagatcctgtgttctgaggtcgtgtatcgaatggcaggcgtccctgacttaccaacagcagtgctgatagacagcgccctcacacttctcacctgtatctggctgaactcattctgctaccagatgtatgcttgtgttcgccatctcaggcttcctgaccagctactacctgctgaagtaagccagttattccgtcgtgaggtgctgtgtgtgtttataccgtggagtatagtatgtgtggcagctgttgctttggaaaagacgagtaaatatcACCTGATGCACAGTCGTatagtagtccttgcagggatttcagtgtctgtggcattcaacttggtttgtctcggactgcttggatacatgtacctatgtaatcggtgctccatgcggcaactcaaaattgttgataacaagaaatttgccacaaagaagcaatgtctttttatgtcagtCAAGGCTGTTATTTTAAGCGGAATAGGTATTCTaattagaattgggttccaccaggctcagggaatagcgcagttTGTGTATTATATACATCTAGCtacgatggtgcaaggaccagtgctcttcgtctgttttgtttgcaatggaacgacgctccccatactgaagaacaggatacttctttggtggaacccAACCAACATCCCTGCAGGTGTAGAGCTGTGTTCagcagccgagaggaatctggtcaggagaaacaatgaacagtctcccttttcagaatcctcgctgtag